One Thamnophis elegans isolate rThaEle1 chromosome 2, rThaEle1.pri, whole genome shotgun sequence genomic window, CAGACGCCATCATATCTCTTTTGGACACTGCATGCGCAGAAGGACCTGCGCATGCATTGAGGGGgcgtgcacatgctcacatttgcaaaccggtagcgaaggtaagtagatttcaccctggAGAGACCCCCACCCTTTTCACTCCTCCGTGCCCCCAAAGCAACCATTGTAATATGGGGGACACCTTTCCCATCAATCGGGGGTCTCCCCACTCTTGGGCCACTGCATCCTATTGGGCAGCTGAGGAGCCCAGAGAGGATCTCCCAGAAGCAGGAGAAGCTGCCCTTCTGCAAGGGGACCAGGAGGGCTCTGGCTGGGCATTCAGCTCCTGTCTCCCGAAGGGCCCCTGGGTGAGGCTCAGAGAGCAGCCACTTGGCCAACAGCCTGAGGCAAAggagggtctgagggagaggCAGCCTCTGTTGCTGCCACCACCAAGCCAAGACCAGGTAGCCCTTTTACACAAGATCAACTGGTGACGCTGGAGGAACATCTGGACACAGGAGCAAAATGGCTGCCTCCCCCCCAAAGGAGCCCACAGGAGCCCCCCCAGTTCTTCCTCCTTCTGGATTCTGCTttgcttcctcccccttcccatcACTCAAAGTGAAATTGGAATCGGGGTCTCTGATCAACAAGGAGGGTAGAATCCCTCTTAATTCCAACCTCCCCAAAGATACAGCAATCAAGTAAGAGGAAAAGAAAGCCTTTATTTCCATCAAACAAATTTTGGCAAACTTACAAAAGTTGTGCAATTGTGAAGGAGAGAGGAGCCTGACAATTGATTCCATCATCCGTTTTTCTAAATCATGAAAAGGCATAAATGCCAATctataaaaaaaatcactgtcaAATGTTACCCTCAGTATATGGATTGTCAAACTTTGTGTTATGAAATATATGGTCAAATAACTGTACAACAATCAATTAAAAATACATCAACTAATTTAGCCGCAAAAATCTCAAAACGCATACTTTTCTTAGTAATTGTTTCATCGAAGATCACATTAAGCAGATAAAACaaacacaagaaaaaacaaaactaacCTCCACCTTCATCCCCaacaaatataatgaaaattaACAACTTATCAATCTTTCTTAAAGTAAAACCAATAAATTCTTCATCTGATTCCTCACCCCATTCTCTATAAACACGTCTCTAAAACCTCATCTTTAGCCTCTAACCTCTATCCACTAAGACTAATCAGCAAAAGCCCATTAAGGGGGTTATGCAACCGATTTATCTATGATAAACTATTATCTATGAAACCCAATTTGAAATCTTTGGATCCCACAATTAGTAACAATCAATATATTCTTTTCTCCTCTGCTCCTCAATCATAATAGAAACAGTTTACTGATTCAGTGATAAAAGCAGTGATGAAAGACCCAAAAATCCCTCCTGGTTCCAGCATGCAGGAAGGTCCTGAAGGGCTCCTCCTGAGAGTCCGGCCTAATTCAGAAGGAGGCCGATCccatcttctctcctctctcctcatgCTGGGCGTCTCCCCTgcaaagaggagggagaaagtaTCCAAGGGTTAGTTGGATCAAGACAGTCAGAGCCTGAGAGGTGCCAGAGGATCAGAGTTTGGGGGCAGGGAGACCCCTCCCCCGAGCCCTCTCCCCCAAATTCCTTACCTTCCAGTGTCTGAGGTGaataggagagagaagagggattcCCAAAGCATCTTCACCCCCACTTGGTCCTTGGACCCCAAAGGCCCCCTCCCTCTCACCCCATACGGCCCCCACTGAGACCACTCACCTGCAAGGGGGCTGCTAAACCTTCTGGTTGCTCCCTGGATTGGAGAGAAAggcacagaatgaatgaatgtctgAATCCTCTGAGGAGGAGAAATCTCTCCCTTCACCATTCAACCTCTTCAGCTTCCCAAACTTCTCAGAGGACATAAAGCtttttattaattcattaattaaacTCCCATCTCCACCTATCTCATTAAGGTGACTGTAGGCAGCTCACAGTAAAATTCAATAAAATCACATATAGAATATTTAAAGCAATAAATGAAAACCAGATTCCCCCATCAGATCCTGTTGCCTTTGGTCTGACAAGAAGATCGTGTCCAGTGTGTGACCTCTGTCTCCAGTCGGACCCCGGATGacagccatgaactcctgggctgcTTCCGAGGCCAAACCCAGGGATGGCAGATTGAGGTCTCCCAGGACCATAATCCTGGGCAACCTCATGCCAACCCTGAGATGCCCCCAGCAGCTGAGGCAGGGAGCTGGCCATGCATCAGGGAGGCTGGTACAGTAGCAACAATCCCAACAGGTGAGCCCAGAGTCAGAAACAGGAAATCACCACCAGAATTGTAGGGTGGGAGCCTCCTGAGTGCCAGAAGAGATTCTCCGATGACCCCTGTAGCCCCACCAATCCTGCCTGGGGTCTCAGCTGCGATCCCGAACCCTGAACCCATCTGGGCCCATCTCTGAGAATGGAACAACCCCCCTTCCAGAGTCAGCCAGGTCTCAGCTATGCCACCAGAGGAGTCTCTAACCACTGGGGATGATGGCCTCACTGGTGGTTTCCCTATTTCCCCTCAAAGAATAGAGGGCTCTTTCCCCCAAAGGGGGCCAAGGCTCCACCATGCAGACTCTgggctgcctcccctgcctgaatCCAACAGGGAGAGTTTCCTTCTCCTCTGCAGAATCAACCAGTGCAAGGAAAGTGGATTTTGtgacattcatgcctaaggcaggactagaactcaaaattTTCACCTGTTGCCCTCACCACTAAGCCAAAGTttaaataatacataataatttaaataatatttaaataataagcCAATTATTATTCCACCAGAAGCAGACTCAGAGGGAACCTAGAGAGGATGGATTAGGGGGGAGGTGCTTTAAAAAGTGGCGGCCTCTCCCTCTTTTCATCCCCTCATCCCCCCAAAGTCTTGCAAAGGGAGAGAATGGCTCATGCAGCAGCTGCTCCCTCCAACTTACCCTGGTCTGAACTGCTGGATCCTTTGTCACttgctggaaaagaaagaaaaaggggatgagggaggatgtctgtctgtctgtctgtctctctccctccttatAGGAAGCTCAGCTCTTTCTGACTCCAGctgcttccctccctttctctctcccacgcAATAAAAAATGCACAAATAACACGGAGAGAGTTTGGATCAAACTGCTTTGGTTAAAAGGCATTGGaaagaattattaaaatttattatttacatCATACAAAGCCAGAAGGCAGAGCTGGCCTAAAAAGATACAGATGggtttaaagtttatttttgtaACCAGTTGTGAGCCTTTGGGACAGGAGACCAAGAGGAGATCCAGCTGGCATCTCCCAAAGCTCCTTTTCCCTCAAAATGCCCCCTTTTCATCCCTAATTTTATGGAGCTTCTGACTCTCATTTGGCCAAGCCTTTCCTCTCGGCCTACTTGGGGAACAGAGCATGTCCTCAGTCAGAGGGACCTTCCACCACCTGTGTCTTCTCATTTTCCTGAAGGTTCCTTCTCCCAGATGTTTCTCCTAGAGGACTCCATTTCTACTAATAGCCTGGCTGTAATGAAAAGGGGGCCCAACTTCCCCAGCCTGGTTCTTAGCATGAAGAGaaagacacatacatacacaaacccCTCTCAACTAATTGTGTCCCTGGTCCCTGCTCTAAGTTGGAGATTACATGGAAAGAGGACAAATCACTCACTTGGTGCTGCTTTGTAGTCATCTTGACGTTTTTCTGCAAGAATAAAAATCAGTGAAAGCTCAAAAGAAtccaccagagatcatccaaaCTCTCCCTCTGTAGGAGCAAGAACTCCAGATGCTTCACTGTCACTTAGTCCCATCAACCAAGACAAAAAGATCTTCAAAATACAAATGTATCTCCTGATTTGCCCCAAGAGAGACCTGCTGCCTccgagatggagggaggggaattgggggaagcagaaggagcagctgggaggggaggaaggtttCCATGGAAATCCTTCTCTGCTGCTCTCTGACCAAAGCCTTTGAAAGGGACAAAGGAACTGGGATGCCTCTTCCCAACTCAGAAGGAGACAGGACTGCCCGAATCTCAGACTCAGCTGAATAGAAACTGGAGTCCCAGCAAGAGGCTGAGATCTCAGATGCTCCCCaagagggctgggaaaacagGACAGAAGGAAGCCCAGAAGAAGCTCCCCAAAGGGAGAGACTTGGGGGGAATCTCCCCATCTTCCTTCCatcacccccccctccaaaaaagatACTTACTGAAGAATACAACAATTCCAGCAATCACACACACCAGGACAAGGGCAGCCACAACACAGCCAATGATGAGCCCCAGGTTGGATTTTGAATTGGTTGGTTCTGAATGGGGAGAAAGAGCAGATCATTGAAGGAGAACCCCAAACAATCTTCCCAATCAGGAAGAGACTTAAAGAAGTGAAGGCTGGAAATAGCCCGTTAAAAACTCCATGGGTCCTTCTCAAGGTAACATGAAGACGCCTTGCTATCCGTTGTTAGAGGACGTGTCCTCAGGATGCTGCCTTCTTCTCACACCAGCCCAGCATGAAGGCAACTGGATTCCTCTTTGGCTTTTCCACTCAAAAACAGCCCTTTGCCACCTTGTGACTCATAGCAGCTTCCAAAACAAAAACTTCTCCAACacaataaaacaaacatttgttaaacaaaaacattttttgttcttttcataGGCTGCCCCAATAAGTCATGACTCTGAGTGGAATTGGGCAGCTCTGCATGCTTTTTTCTTCAGTTTCAGtgtttgcattttattatttgaaGTAAAATAGGGAATTTCATCAGGATCGGCCAAGTATTGGGATGTGATTCTGTCCTTTCCATCACCCGAAGTCAGTTCTACAGTCTGGTCCTACAGCCTCTCCagcctcaaacactggaaggacCAATGGATGAAAGCTCAGCTATGACCACATCTGGACACAGCTGGGGTCAGATTTCTCTCCCACCACCCTCCAGCCTGCCAGAGAGCCCAGCCTtcccctccctgcagcctctcaCCCTTCAGCTCCAAGTCCAGAGGCTCCTGCAGGCCATCGTGCTCCACGTGGCACCGATAGCGGCTCCTCTCTTTGGGGTCGATCCGGATGCTGAGCCAGTAGTGGTAGGTCCCATCCGCATTGGGGGCCACAGACCCAtggaaggtctcttccagccataCCTCCCCATCCCTCCTCCAGGAGGCATCGATCTCCCTGGGGTAGAAGCCATCCACGCGGCAGATGTGCATCTCCATCCCATCCTCCACCTCTGTCCGGCTGCTCACCGTCACCTTTGGGGTCTCTGCAGAAACGGCACCCCCAGAATTAACTCTGAGCCCCTCCAGAGCATTGAAACTTGATGGGAAACTTGGAGGGGCAGGAAAATCTCCCACCACTTAGTTTTAACCCAAAGATTCACCTTCCACACTTGCAGCCTCTCCAAGAGTTTTAGGAAATTATCCAGATCTGGAAAAGGCTCAACCAGAAGAACTCCTGATTTTGAGTCCTTCCCAGGGACTCAGCCTGAAAAACCTCCGGAAGCAAATTGAGGCTCCAAGGAAATTCCTCTCTGGCTGCTTTGAACTCTGAGTCATCTTGGGCTGCTCCCTTCAGGGGAGGGAAAGTGGAGATGGTCTTTTAAGTTCCCTTTCAAGACAACAACCACACAGAAGATTCTCCCTACTTTTTGCCTCCTCTTCTGCTCCCCTGAATCTGAGGCTGCTCCAAGCCTCTTTCCAAGGGACACAACCCCAATTTTAAGAGGAAGAGATATCAAAGGGAATCTCACAGGGAtcaattagaaaaagaaatattgtctCTCAAAAGAGGGGGCGGGGGCAGAGAGAGACTGATGCCAATGGAAGAGAGAGAAGTTCCgcccagggagggaggggctgtgggcaatcatcagtggggggggggggattctcccATTGATCCTATTCTCATCCAGCTGATCCTGGAGGGATTAAGGACCCCAGAGGGAAGGGGTAGACCTAGGGGAAAGGGGGGATCTACATGCAAGAGgagctggaagaggaggagggggattccCACCAGGGCAAACAGCCTAAAGACCAGGGACCCAAAGGGGCTGAATGTGTACAAGAGATCCAGCCTTAAAGGAGGAAAGTCTGGATCCAGATGCTCACCTGTCCTCAGCAGCGTCTCCTTCCCATAGGACAGGTACTTCTCCAGCCACTCAATGCAGATTTCCTCCAAGTAGGTTTTCCTTCCCTGATTATTTCCTGGATCAGCGTCCCACTTCCTCTGGGTGATCTGGGCCTGGGGGACGGGAGCCACCCAGGTGGGGGTCTCCTTGTCGAAGGTGATGAAGGTCCTCCCTTCGTAGCCAAACTGATAAAATCCTCTTTTGCTCCCATCTCTTTGGAGCTCACAGCCATAAATGTTCTGCCATGTGTGAAGGCCTGAAAGACAGACAGGAGGATGGTTTGGGGAGTCCTGAAGATAGACAGAGACCCCCTCCCTGCAGTGACCTTGACACAGGCACTGccccccccatttcctcccaagcaTCCAAGGGAAAAAAGTCCCCATCAGCAAttgcccttttttccttccctcgaCCAGCATCCCTGCATTTCCCCCCAGGATGGAGCCCCTGAATCTCCCCCGGAAAAGGGAATCTGGGAAAGCCAGCAGAGGATCCCGAGGGAGACCAAGAAAAGAAGGAGTCACAGAAGAAACGGAAGGACGGAgacccttccatctttccttctgccATTCCTCCGCAGGGGagactcttgggggggggggggggaggaagagatcccagaGAGGGAAAAGTTGCCTGAATCTGCAGCTGCAAAGAGGGAATGAGGATCTTGAGCCTCAAAGAGGATCTGGTCGATCTGGAAATGCTTGCAGGGATCCCTGTGACCATAAATCATGCTCTGTGTTGACAAATAGCACCAAGTCACAAGGGCTTATTTCCACTTTGGGCTAACCAGAAACAAACCATGGTTCAGTGTAATGTGGGAatgaacgagctccctgttgaaatccggacccttactaccctcccggccttccacaaagccaccaagtcctggctgttccagcaggctggggggagctgagaagcatctacctccacagaaattgtgaatgttggttttgtttttaatatgttgtctttgtctca contains:
- the LOC116503392 gene encoding H-2 class I histocompatibility antigen, Q9 alpha chain-like isoform X1, which codes for MAWSSAPLWLLVLLAIAQWESSVGASSHSMKYFYTSISDPSQGQQPHFVAVGYVDDQVFVHYDSHSRRMKPQVSWMEKVGKEDPQYWDRETHIHRASEETFRGGLETLRRRYNQSEGLHTWQNIYGCELQRDGSKRGFYQFGYEGRTFITFDKETPTWVAPVPQAQITQRKWDADPGNNQGRKTYLEEICIEWLEKYLSYGKETLLRTETPKVTVSSRTEVEDGMEMHICRVDGFYPREIDASWRRDGEVWLEETFHGSVAPNADGTYHYWLSIRIDPKERSRYRCHVEHDGLQEPLDLELKEPTNSKSNLGLIIGCVVAALVLVCVIAGIVVFFKKRQDDYKAAPTSDKGSSSSDQGSNQKV